Proteins encoded together in one Canis aureus isolate CA01 chromosome 21, VMU_Caureus_v.1.0, whole genome shotgun sequence window:
- the LOC144293306 gene encoding olfactory receptor 4P4-like produces MESQRNISEFILLGLSYNQNIQIFCFIFFLFCYVSILVGNLLILVSILCSGLFYQPMYYFLNHLSFMDICYTSCVIPKLIGDLLLVRKTIFYDNCMLQVFSLHFLGMIEIFILTVMAFDRYAAICKPLHYMIIMNRTRCNLLVLAAWVGGAVHSFSQFSMIICLPFCGPNEINHYYCDIFPLLKIACTATYVIGVLVVANSGMVALVTFVLLFGSYVVILFTLRNYSAEGRRKALSTCGSHITVVILFFGPSIFAYLRPPTTFPEDKIFALFYTVIVPMFNPLIYTLRNTEMKKAMRRVWCQRIFSEDKHN; encoded by the coding sequence ATGGAAAGTCAGAGGAACATCTCAGAATTCATTCTTTTGGGCCTTTCCTATAACCAGaacatacaaatattttgtttcattttcttcttattttgttaTGTTTCCATCTTGGTGGGAAATCTTCTAATTCTTGTCTCCATTCTATGCAGTGGCCTTTTTTACCAACCAATGTACTATTTTCTCAACCACTTATCCTTTATGGACATTTGCTACACCTCCTGTGTGATACCCAAACTGATTGGTGACCTACTACTGGTTAGAAAAACCATTTTTTATGATAACTGTATGTTACAGGTCTTTTCCTTGCACTTCTTGGGAATGATTGAAATCTTCATCCTTACAGTCATGGCCTTTGATCGCTATGCTGCCATCTGCAAACCTCTGCACTACATGATTATTATGAACAGGACAAGATGCAATCTCCTAGTCTTGGCTGCTTGGGTTGGTGGAGCTGTCCattctttttctcagttttctatgATAATCTGTTTGCCCTTCTGTGGCCCCAATGAAATCAATCACTACTATTGTGATATCTTCCCTTTGCTGAAAATTGCCTGTACTGCTACCTATGTCATTGGTGTCCTTGTGGTTGCCAATTCAGGAATGGTTGCTTTAGTAACCTTTGTTCTCTTGTTTGGGTCTTATGTTGTTATACTATTCACTTTAAGAAATTACTCAGCTGAGGGAAGACGCAAAGCTCTCTCTACCTGTGGGTCTCATATCACGGTGGTCATCTTATTTTTTGGGCCTTCAATCTTTGCCTACCTCAGACCTCCTACCACTTTCCCtgaggacaaaatatttgcacTATTTTATACCGTCATTGTTCCTATGTTCAATCCTTTAATCTATACTCTGAGAAATACAGAGATGAAAAAAGCCATGAGAAGGGTTTGGTGTCAAAGGATATTTTCAGAAGACAAACACAATTGA